The Anopheles coluzzii chromosome 2, AcolN3, whole genome shotgun sequence genome window below encodes:
- the LOC120949177 gene encoding carbonic anhydrase 2 isoform X2 produces MITFSDRPFRPFIVGGVLGNKYIFEQLHFHWGIGDGSGCEHTLEGSTYSMEAHAVHYNAKYGSFAEAVDKPDGLAVLGFFVQAYGNDDCPAFDKIVAGLQYIRSPDAQTEIDADCLAWMGMQELNRHYYTYKGSLTTPPYFESVTWLVYKTPIYVSSKQLEAFRQLQACPKDSSKKIVNNFRSVQVPQQVPEVVFVRNNHPVVLSKL; encoded by the coding sequence ATTACCTTCAGCGATCGTCCATTCCGGCCGTTCATCGTAGGAGGCGTCCTTGGCAACAAGTACATTTTCGAACAGCTACACTTTCACTGGGGCATAGGCGATGGGTCCGGATGTGAGCATACGTTAGAGGGTAGTACCTATTCAATGGAGGCACACGCTGTGCACTACAACGCTAAATATGGCAGCTTCGCGGAAGCGGTTGACAAGCCGGACGGTTTGGCCGTGCTGGGATTTTTTGTGCAGGCGTACGGTAACGATGACTGCCCAGCGTTTGATAAGATCGTCGCCGGCCTGCAGTACATTCGCAGCCCGGACGCGCAAACGGAAATCGATGCGGATTGTCTCGCGTGGATGGGAATGCAGGAGCTTAACCGTCACTACTACACGTACAAGGGCTCGCTTACTACGCCGCCGTACTTTGAAAGCGTAACTTGGCTGGTATATAAAACGCCGATTTACGTGTCCAGTAAGCAGCTGGAGGCATTCCGGCAGCTGCAAGCTTGCCCCAAGGATAGTAGCAAAAAGATTGTGAACAACTTCCGGTCAGTGCAGGTGCCCCAGCAAGTGCCGGAGGTAGTTTTTGTGAGAAACAATCATCCCGTTGTGCTTTCGAAGCTGTAA
- the LOC120949177 gene encoding carbonic anhydrase 2 isoform X1 — translation MASKTTKNVQSPIALNQRSTVIRDGIQPLDYFGHWDGLGKAKMVNTGSSAMITFSDRPFRPFIVGGVLGNKYIFEQLHFHWGIGDGSGCEHTLEGSTYSMEAHAVHYNAKYGSFAEAVDKPDGLAVLGFFVQAYGNDDCPAFDKIVAGLQYIRSPDAQTEIDADCLAWMGMQELNRHYYTYKGSLTTPPYFESVTWLVYKTPIYVSSKQLEAFRQLQACPKDSSKKIVNNFRSVQVPQQVPEVVFVRNNHPVVLSKL, via the exons ATGGcatcaaaaacaacaaagaacGTGCAGAGTCCGATTGCACTGAATCAGCGCTCTACTGTAATCCGAGATGGAATTCAACCGTTGGACTACTTCGGACATTGGGATGGCTTGGGAAAGGCAAAAATGGTCAATACTGGCTCTTCGGCGATG ATTACCTTCAGCGATCGTCCATTCCGGCCGTTCATCGTAGGAGGCGTCCTTGGCAACAAGTACATTTTCGAACAGCTACACTTTCACTGGGGCATAGGCGATGGGTCCGGATGTGAGCATACGTTAGAGGGTAGTACCTATTCAATGGAGGCACACGCTGTGCACTACAACGCTAAATATGGCAGCTTCGCGGAAGCGGTTGACAAGCCGGACGGTTTGGCCGTGCTGGGATTTTTTGTGCAGGCGTACGGTAACGATGACTGCCCAGCGTTTGATAAGATCGTCGCCGGCCTGCAGTACATTCGCAGCCCGGACGCGCAAACGGAAATCGATGCGGATTGTCTCGCGTGGATGGGAATGCAGGAGCTTAACCGTCACTACTACACGTACAAGGGCTCGCTTACTACGCCGCCGTACTTTGAAAGCGTAACTTGGCTGGTATATAAAACGCCGATTTACGTGTCCAGTAAGCAGCTGGAGGCATTCCGGCAGCTGCAAGCTTGCCCCAAGGATAGTAGCAAAAAGATTGTGAACAACTTCCGGTCAGTGCAGGTGCCCCAGCAAGTGCCGGAGGTAGTTTTTGTGAGAAACAATCATCCCGTTGTGCTTTCGAAGCTGTAA